A DNA window from Streptomyces sp. CA-278952 contains the following coding sequences:
- a CDS encoding potassium/proton antiporter: MAAVRISSRSGLPSLLLYLGIGIALGQDGIFDVKFDNAELTQVFGYAALVVILAEGGLGAKWKEVRPVLPAAAVISTVGVAISVGITAAAAHYLVGLDWRQALIIGAVVSSTDAAAVFSVLRKVPLPPRINGVLEAESGFNDAPVVILVVAFSAVGPVEHWYVLVAEIAMELAIGAAIGIAVGWLGSLALRHVALPASGLYPIAVMAIAVSAYAAGAMAHGSGFLAVYLAAMILGNSKLPHWPATRGFADGLGWLAQIGMFVLLGLLVTPHDLVDDFWPAIVVGLVLTMVARPLSVFLSLAPFRLPAREKVLMSWAGLRGAVPIVLATIPMVSGVEGSTRIFNIVFVLVIVYTLIQGPTLPWVANKLNIADDPAEAADLGIESAPLERLRGHLLSVAIPTKSKMHGVEVGELRLPAGAAVTLVVREGKSFVPSPATVLRRGDELLVVATDPVRDRAEERLRAVGEGGKLAGWLGTGRSPAAGAPGMTGPHGGSAIPQAMKLAKKLGGAGAGANGSGSGSANGSGTKTSP, encoded by the coding sequence GTGGCGGCGGTACGGATCTCCTCGCGCAGCGGGCTCCCCAGCCTGCTCCTGTATCTCGGCATCGGGATCGCCCTGGGGCAGGACGGCATCTTCGACGTCAAGTTCGACAACGCCGAGCTGACGCAGGTCTTCGGCTACGCCGCACTGGTCGTCATCCTGGCCGAGGGCGGACTCGGGGCGAAGTGGAAAGAAGTCAGACCCGTCCTGCCCGCGGCCGCGGTGATCTCGACCGTCGGCGTCGCCATCAGCGTGGGCATCACCGCGGCGGCCGCGCACTATCTGGTCGGCCTGGACTGGCGCCAAGCCCTCATCATCGGCGCGGTCGTCTCCTCGACCGATGCGGCGGCCGTCTTCTCCGTGCTGCGCAAGGTGCCCCTGCCGCCACGGATCAACGGTGTCCTGGAGGCCGAGTCGGGCTTCAACGACGCTCCCGTCGTCATCCTGGTCGTCGCGTTCTCCGCGGTCGGCCCGGTCGAGCACTGGTACGTCCTGGTCGCGGAGATCGCCATGGAGCTGGCCATCGGCGCCGCGATCGGCATCGCGGTGGGCTGGCTGGGGTCCCTGGCCCTGCGCCACGTGGCCCTGCCCGCCTCCGGCCTCTACCCGATCGCCGTGATGGCCATCGCCGTCTCCGCGTACGCGGCGGGCGCCATGGCCCACGGCAGCGGGTTCCTCGCCGTCTACCTGGCCGCGATGATCCTCGGCAACTCCAAGCTGCCGCACTGGCCCGCCACCCGGGGCTTCGCCGACGGGCTCGGCTGGCTGGCCCAGATCGGCATGTTCGTGCTGCTCGGCCTGCTGGTCACCCCGCACGACCTGGTCGACGACTTCTGGCCCGCCATCGTCGTGGGCCTGGTGCTGACCATGGTGGCGCGGCCGCTGTCGGTCTTCCTGAGCCTCGCGCCGTTCCGGCTGCCGGCCCGCGAGAAGGTCCTGATGTCCTGGGCCGGGCTGCGCGGGGCGGTGCCCATCGTCCTGGCGACCATTCCGATGGTGTCCGGGGTGGAGGGCAGTACGAGAATCTTCAACATCGTGTTCGTCCTGGTCATCGTCTACACCCTGATCCAGGGCCCGACGCTGCCCTGGGTCGCGAACAAGCTGAACATCGCCGACGATCCGGCCGAGGCCGCCGACCTGGGCATCGAGTCGGCCCCGCTGGAGCGGCTGCGCGGACACCTGCTGTCGGTCGCCATCCCCACGAAGTCCAAGATGCACGGCGTCGAGGTCGGCGAGCTCCGGCTCCCGGCGGGCGCCGCGGTCACGCTGGTGGTCCGCGAGGGCAAGAGCTTCGTGCCGTCCCCGGCGACGGTGCTGCGGCGCGGGGACGAACTGCTGGTGGTGGCCACCGATCCGGTGCGCGACAGGGCGGAGGAACGGCTGCGGGCGGTCGGCGAGGGCGGCAAACTGGCCGGCTGGCTGGGTACGGGCAGATCACCCGCCGCCGGCGCACCCGGCATGACGGGACCCCATGGCGGTTCCGCCATCCCCCAGGCGATGAAGCTGGCCAAGAAGCTCGGCGGGGCCGGTGCCGGTGCCAACGGCAGCGGAAGTGGTAGCGCGAACGGCAGCGGCACGAAGACCAGTCCCTGA
- a CDS encoding MFS transporter — translation MATTVSDRPGYGQLLRTPGVWTFLLPGFAARQPFAMLTIGIVLLVQHTTGSYGSAGAVAAVSGVSMALFAPQSGKLADRFGQRAVLLPGVLLHAVSVSALTVLALADAPLWALFVAAVPTGASIPQVGPMVRARWAAMLGATPDRPASPLMSTAAAFESVTDEFTFVLGPVIATALCTGVHPAAGLITEAALTLVGGLFFAAQRATQPAPRNAATAAEPHASALSVPGVRVLAVAFLGIGAVFGGMQVSLTAFSEEIGHPGVNGVLYGVFAAGNMLAGIACGAIAWKSSPRRRLIVGYVALTLTASGLWAVHSVPLLAGLGLLVGLCIAPALISGYTLVDALVPATARTEAFTWLTGAVALGQAAAVTVAGQLADAHGASTGFLVPLAGTVLALMTLLALRSRLTPRSPGRTAARAIGHREPVTVD, via the coding sequence GTGGCGACCACGGTCTCCGACCGCCCCGGCTACGGGCAACTCCTGCGTACCCCCGGTGTGTGGACCTTCCTCCTCCCGGGCTTCGCCGCACGGCAGCCCTTCGCGATGCTCACCATCGGCATCGTCCTCCTCGTGCAGCACACGACCGGCTCGTACGGCAGCGCGGGCGCCGTCGCGGCGGTCTCCGGCGTCTCCATGGCGCTGTTCGCCCCGCAGAGCGGCAAGCTCGCCGACCGCTTCGGTCAGCGCGCCGTCCTGCTGCCCGGGGTGCTTCTCCACGCCGTCTCCGTGAGCGCCCTGACCGTACTGGCGCTGGCGGACGCACCCCTGTGGGCGCTGTTCGTCGCCGCCGTGCCGACCGGCGCCTCGATCCCGCAGGTCGGCCCCATGGTGCGAGCCCGCTGGGCGGCGATGCTGGGGGCGACCCCCGACCGGCCCGCCTCTCCGCTGATGTCCACCGCGGCCGCGTTCGAGTCGGTGACGGACGAGTTCACGTTCGTCCTCGGCCCGGTGATCGCCACCGCGCTCTGCACCGGCGTGCACCCGGCGGCCGGACTGATCACGGAAGCCGCCCTGACGCTGGTCGGCGGCCTCTTCTTCGCCGCGCAGCGCGCCACCCAGCCCGCCCCTCGCAACGCGGCCACCGCGGCCGAACCGCACGCCTCGGCGCTCTCGGTGCCGGGTGTACGCGTCCTGGCCGTCGCCTTCCTGGGCATCGGCGCGGTCTTCGGCGGGATGCAGGTCTCGCTGACCGCGTTCTCCGAGGAGATCGGCCACCCCGGAGTGAACGGCGTCCTCTACGGGGTCTTCGCGGCGGGCAACATGCTGGCCGGCATCGCCTGCGGCGCCATCGCCTGGAAGAGCAGCCCGCGCCGCCGGCTGATCGTCGGGTACGTGGCGCTGACGCTGACCGCGTCCGGCCTGTGGGCCGTTCACTCGGTGCCGCTGCTTGCCGGGCTCGGCCTGCTGGTCGGCCTCTGCATCGCTCCGGCGCTGATCAGCGGCTACACCCTGGTCGACGCGCTGGTGCCCGCCACCGCCCGCACCGAGGCCTTCACCTGGCTGACGGGCGCCGTGGCGCTCGGACAGGCGGCCGCCGTGACCGTGGCGGGGCAACTCGCCGACGCCCATGGCGCGAGCACCGGTTTCCTGGTGCCTCTGGCCGGAACCGTGCTGGCGCTGATGACCCTGCTGGCCCTGCGTTCGCGGCTGACTCCGAGGTCCCCGGGACGCACCGCCGCACGTGCGATCGGTCACCGCGAGCCGGTCACGGTGGACTGA
- a CDS encoding FmdB family zinc ribbon protein: MPTYQYQCTACGEGLEAVQKFTDDALTVCPSCDGRLKKVFSAVGIVFKGSGFYRNDSRGSSSSSAPATTAAKSSDSTSASSSSSSSGSDTKASASSSSSSSSGSSSSSASAPASSSGTSAA; this comes from the coding sequence GTGCCGACCTATCAGTACCAGTGCACCGCGTGCGGCGAAGGCCTCGAGGCGGTGCAGAAGTTCACCGATGATGCCCTGACCGTGTGCCCGAGCTGCGACGGACGCCTCAAGAAGGTGTTCTCCGCGGTCGGCATCGTCTTCAAGGGTTCCGGTTTCTACCGGAACGACAGCCGTGGCTCCTCGTCGAGCAGCGCGCCGGCGACGACGGCAGCGAAGTCGTCCGACTCGACGTCGGCCTCGTCCTCGTCCTCGTCGTCGGGTTCGGACACGAAGGCGAGCGCATCGTCGTCATCGTCCTCTTCGTCCGGCTCCTCCTCGTCGTCGGCCTCCGCGCCGGCCTCGTCGAGCGGTACGTCGGCCGCCTGA
- a CDS encoding penicillin acylase family protein, whose protein sequence is MPANTTASSGPSDAKKPGRKKGRRARLLVLVLVLALVAGVGYGAYWSVSTVRASYPQTTGSMTLDGLSGDVEVKRDSYGIPQIYADSDADLFRAQGFVQAQDRFWEMDVRRHMTSGRLSEMFGSGQVETDSFLRTLGWRKVAQKEYDEVLDESTKKNLQSYAEGVNAYLKGKEGRDISVEYAALGLTNDYKPGEWTPVDSVAWLKAMAWDLRGNMQDEIDRSLLTSRLDKDQIEDLYPGYPYKRNKPIVENGAISSATGKFDPEANPSDTIGSTTPEGATEGLNTQLSALSDTLDEIPALLGPNGNGIGSNSWVVGGEHTTSGKALLANDPHLAPMLPSLWYQMGLHCRELSKTCQYDTAGYTFSGMPGVIIGHNQDIAWGLTNLGADVTDLFLEKVTDDGYLYDGENKSFKTREETIKVAGGKDRTITVRETNNGPLVSDRSKELDKVGQKAPVSTAAPDRADGYAVALKWTALEPGKSMDAVFALNRAKDFTTFRKAAENFEVPSQNLIYADTEGNIGYQAPGKIPVRSEGYDGTAPAPGWDPKYAWEGYIPFEELPYEYNPDRGFIVTANQAVIDEKKYPHLLTKDWGYGARSQRINDLLTQKIKGGEKVSTDDMQKMQMDNFSEIAALLVPELKKINISDPSVREAQKLLEGWDYTQEPDSAAAAYFNGVWRNILKLAFGNKLPKEMRVEGDCLNVPPAKNSGPVDQQKKLVRECGQRDGDTAQPDGGDRWFQVVRDIVDDQDNEWWKAPARGREDALESRDDLFARAMEDARWELTSKLGKDISTWSWGRLHRLTLKNQTLGTEGPGLLQRALNRGPWNLGGGEAAVNATGWNAASGYEVVWVPSMRMVVNVGDWDKSRWINLSGASGHAFNAHYTDQTDKWVDGELLDWSFGAEAVDASTVDTLTLKP, encoded by the coding sequence ATGCCCGCCAACACAACCGCCTCTTCCGGCCCTTCCGACGCGAAGAAGCCCGGCAGGAAGAAGGGGCGACGCGCCCGCCTGCTCGTGCTCGTCCTGGTGCTGGCGCTCGTCGCGGGTGTCGGATACGGGGCCTACTGGTCCGTATCCACCGTGCGGGCCTCGTACCCGCAGACCACCGGGTCGATGACTCTCGACGGCCTTTCCGGCGACGTCGAGGTCAAACGTGACTCCTACGGGATCCCGCAGATCTACGCGGACTCCGACGCCGACCTCTTCCGCGCCCAGGGCTTCGTCCAGGCCCAGGACCGTTTCTGGGAGATGGACGTCCGGCGGCACATGACGTCCGGCCGGCTCTCCGAGATGTTCGGTTCCGGACAGGTGGAGACCGATTCCTTCCTGCGGACGCTCGGCTGGCGGAAGGTGGCGCAGAAGGAGTACGACGAGGTCCTGGACGAGAGCACCAAGAAGAACCTCCAGTCGTACGCGGAGGGTGTCAACGCGTATCTGAAGGGCAAGGAAGGCCGGGACATCTCGGTCGAGTACGCGGCTCTGGGGCTGACCAACGACTACAAGCCCGGTGAGTGGACCCCGGTCGACTCGGTGGCCTGGCTGAAGGCGATGGCCTGGGACCTGCGCGGCAACATGCAGGACGAGATCGACCGTTCGCTGCTGACCAGCCGCCTCGACAAGGACCAGATCGAGGACCTGTACCCCGGCTACCCGTACAAGCGGAACAAGCCGATCGTCGAGAACGGCGCGATCTCCTCCGCCACCGGGAAGTTCGACCCCGAGGCCAACCCGTCGGACACCATCGGCTCCACGACCCCCGAGGGCGCCACGGAGGGCCTGAACACCCAGCTCTCCGCCCTCTCCGACACCCTCGACGAGATCCCGGCGCTGCTCGGCCCGAACGGCAACGGCATCGGTTCGAACTCCTGGGTCGTCGGCGGTGAGCACACGACCTCCGGCAAGGCGCTGCTCGCGAACGACCCGCACCTCGCGCCGATGCTGCCCTCCCTCTGGTACCAGATGGGCCTGCACTGCCGGGAGCTCTCCAAGACCTGCCAGTACGACACGGCCGGCTACACGTTCTCCGGCATGCCCGGTGTGATCATCGGGCACAACCAGGACATCGCCTGGGGCCTCACCAACCTGGGCGCCGACGTCACCGACCTCTTCCTGGAGAAGGTCACCGACGACGGCTACCTGTACGACGGCGAGAACAAGTCGTTCAAGACCCGTGAGGAGACCATCAAGGTCGCGGGCGGCAAGGACCGGACGATCACCGTCCGCGAGACGAACAACGGCCCTCTGGTCTCCGACCGCAGCAAGGAGCTGGACAAGGTCGGCCAGAAGGCCCCCGTCAGCACCGCCGCGCCCGACCGGGCAGACGGCTACGCGGTGGCGCTGAAGTGGACCGCGCTGGAGCCCGGCAAGTCCATGGACGCCGTCTTCGCGCTCAACCGGGCCAAGGACTTCACCACCTTCCGGAAGGCCGCCGAGAACTTCGAGGTCCCCTCGCAGAACCTCATCTACGCCGACACCGAGGGCAACATCGGCTACCAGGCCCCCGGCAAGATCCCGGTCCGCTCCGAGGGCTACGACGGCACGGCGCCCGCGCCGGGCTGGGACCCGAAGTACGCGTGGGAGGGGTACATCCCCTTCGAGGAGCTGCCGTACGAGTACAACCCGGACCGCGGCTTCATCGTCACCGCCAACCAGGCAGTCATCGACGAGAAGAAGTACCCCCATCTCCTGACCAAGGACTGGGGCTACGGCGCCCGCAGTCAGCGGATCAACGACCTCCTGACCCAGAAGATCAAGGGCGGCGAGAAGGTCTCGACCGATGACATGCAGAAGATGCAGATGGACAACTTCAGCGAGATCGCCGCGCTGCTGGTGCCCGAGCTGAAGAAGATCAACATCTCCGACCCGAGCGTCCGCGAGGCCCAGAAGCTGCTGGAGGGCTGGGACTACACCCAGGAGCCCGACTCGGCCGCCGCCGCGTACTTCAACGGCGTCTGGCGCAACATCCTGAAACTCGCCTTCGGCAACAAGCTGCCCAAGGAGATGCGGGTCGAGGGCGACTGCCTCAACGTACCGCCGGCCAAGAACAGCGGCCCGGTCGACCAGCAGAAGAAGCTTGTCCGCGAGTGCGGCCAGCGCGACGGCGACACCGCGCAGCCGGACGGCGGCGACCGCTGGTTCCAGGTGGTCCGCGACATCGTGGACGACCAGGACAACGAGTGGTGGAAGGCCCCCGCCCGGGGCCGCGAGGACGCCCTGGAGAGCCGGGACGACCTGTTCGCCCGGGCGATGGAGGACGCCCGCTGGGAGCTGACCTCCAAGCTCGGCAAGGACATCTCCACCTGGAGCTGGGGCCGCCTGCACCGGCTGACGCTGAAGAACCAGACCCTCGGCACCGAAGGCCCCGGCCTGCTCCAGCGGGCGCTCAACCGCGGCCCCTGGAACCTCGGCGGCGGTGAGGCGGCGGTCAACGCCACCGGCTGGAACGCGGCGAGCGGCTACGAGGTCGTCTGGGTGCCGTCGATGCGGATGGTCGTCAACGTGGGGGACTGGGACAAGTCCCGCTGGATCAACCTCAGCGGGGCATCCGGGCACGCGTTCAACGCGCACTACACCGATCAGACCGACAAGTGGGTCGACGGTGAACTGCTCGACTGGTCCTTCGGGGCGGAGGCGGTCGACGCGTCCACCGTCGACACGCTGACGCTGAAACCGTAG
- a CDS encoding S-methyl-5'-thioadenosine phosphorylase, with amino-acid sequence MANALDETGSGTGTAGTGSSAEIGVIGGSGFYSFLEDVTEVSVDTPYGKPSDSVFLGELGGRRVAFLPRHGRGHHLPPHRINYRANLWALRSVGVRQVLGPCAVGGLRPEYGPGTLLVPDQLVDRTKARVQTFYDGETRADGTVPNVVHLGFADPYCPEGRKAALGAARGRDWEPVDGGTLVVVEGPRFSTRAESRWHAAMGWSVVGMTGHPEAVLARELGLCYTTMTLVTDLDAGAEAGEGVSHEEVLQVFAANVDRLRSVLFDAVAGLPRSENRTCTCAHALDGIDTGIALP; translated from the coding sequence ATGGCGAACGCACTTGACGAAACGGGCTCCGGTACGGGTACGGCGGGTACCGGGAGTTCCGCGGAGATCGGTGTCATCGGCGGCTCGGGCTTCTACTCCTTCCTGGAGGACGTCACCGAGGTCTCCGTGGACACCCCTTACGGGAAGCCGAGCGACTCGGTCTTCCTCGGCGAGCTCGGCGGCCGGCGGGTGGCCTTCCTGCCCCGCCACGGACGCGGCCACCACCTGCCACCGCACCGCATCAACTACCGGGCCAACCTGTGGGCGCTGCGCTCCGTCGGGGTCCGGCAGGTGCTCGGCCCCTGCGCGGTGGGCGGGCTGCGACCGGAGTACGGGCCGGGCACCCTGCTCGTCCCCGACCAGCTGGTGGACCGCACCAAGGCCCGCGTGCAGACCTTCTACGACGGTGAGACCCGGGCCGACGGAACCGTGCCGAACGTCGTCCACCTGGGCTTCGCCGACCCGTACTGCCCCGAGGGGCGCAAAGCCGCACTCGGCGCGGCTCGCGGACGCGACTGGGAGCCGGTGGACGGCGGCACCCTGGTGGTCGTCGAAGGTCCCCGCTTCTCGACCCGTGCGGAATCGCGTTGGCACGCGGCGATGGGCTGGTCGGTCGTGGGTATGACCGGACACCCCGAAGCGGTCCTCGCCCGCGAGCTGGGCCTCTGCTACACGACGATGACCCTGGTGACCGACCTGGACGCGGGCGCCGAGGCGGGCGAGGGCGTCTCGCACGAGGAGGTGCTCCAGGTGTTCGCGGCCAACGTGGACCGGCTGCGCTCGGTGCTGTTCGACGCGGTGGCCGGGCTGCCGAGGAGCGAGAACCGCACCTGCACATGCGCCCACGCCCTGGACGGGATCGACACGGGAATCGCCCTGCCGTAG
- a CDS encoding 4Fe-4S dicluster domain-containing protein, with protein sequence MMGRTIFIDPGRCIGCQACVSACRECDSHRGTSMIHLDYTDEGHSVASLPTVCMHCEDPVAPCAEVCPADAILVTADGVVQQADTTRCIGCSNCVNACPFGVPKIDLQAKLQMKCNLCYDRTAYGLAPMCATVCPTGALFYGTVEELQAERPGVQVADTFVFGETEVRTGVAMVVPAERVQWPVPGGLPVVEINGKDVRR encoded by the coding sequence ATGATGGGCAGAACGATCTTCATCGACCCGGGGCGCTGCATCGGCTGCCAGGCCTGTGTCTCCGCCTGCCGTGAGTGCGACTCGCACCGCGGCACATCGATGATCCACCTCGACTACACCGACGAGGGTCACTCCGTCGCCTCCCTTCCCACCGTCTGCATGCACTGCGAGGACCCGGTCGCCCCGTGCGCCGAGGTCTGTCCCGCCGACGCGATCCTGGTGACCGCGGACGGCGTGGTGCAGCAGGCCGACACCACCCGCTGCATCGGCTGCTCCAACTGCGTCAACGCCTGTCCCTTCGGCGTACCGAAGATCGACCTCCAGGCGAAACTGCAGATGAAGTGCAACCTCTGCTACGACCGCACCGCCTACGGTCTCGCCCCGATGTGCGCCACCGTCTGCCCGACCGGCGCTCTCTTCTACGGAACCGTCGAGGAGCTCCAGGCGGAGCGCCCCGGCGTCCAGGTCGCCGACACCTTCGTCTTCGGCGAGACCGAGGTCCGCACCGGTGTGGCCATGGTCGTCCCCGCCGAACGGGTCCAGTGGCCGGTACCCGGCGGGCTTCCCGTCGTCGAGATCAATGGGAAGGACGTCCGCCGATGA
- a CDS encoding molybdopterin oxidoreductase family protein translates to MTADPRAAADRRTFIPLDPSLAPPGTRAFRDAGGIPADQWHADQNGETLVPTHCCFCGVQCGMYLRVDRGGKVFGVEPRNHDINRMRLCPKGINAYQQVNHPDRLTAPLMRRSRDEEFREVSWEEALDFTVSEIKRIQQTHGNDAFGLLGGASLFSEKTYLVGKFGRVALKTRHVDYNGRLCMVSAAGANKLAFGIDRAGNPFSDILLTDCLLIAGSNVGECFPVMTQYVWGARDRGASLIVIDPRETAIARTADIHVALKPGTDAAFFTSVLHVVIEEGLTDENYLAAHATGWEEVKAKAAEYPPSRAAAICGIPAEQIVQVARTFARAPKAMAWHARGIEHHSQGVENCLTVINLCTATGHIGKPGAGYGTITGQGNGQGGREHGQKSDLLPGGRSIMNEEHRRQICEIWGIEESELPPAGTSMMEMVWQMQRREIRGLIGICNNPFVSLPNYRVVKEGYDTTEFHAQFDFFLSETAANAHVVFPVTTWAEDEGVMANAEARVVKHNKAQDPPPGVRTDTWAMCELARRLGVGDKFDFPDSRSVFDELRVASAGTVNDYYGITYERLEETGGIAWPCPTTDHPGTPRLFEDGKTYHPDGKIHLQVVEWHPPMDPYDDEHPMSLTTGRTVAHFLSGNQTRRLGALVEQTPRPWAEVHPSHGFRNGEPVRVVTRRGSEVFPALVTEAIRPDTVFIPYHWPVPTAANALTIDALDPRSKIPEYKVCACRIEHAERIDEVPAPPVAPGHVAYPETQVSRTDPLPPTAPQGRGTSERS, encoded by the coding sequence GTGACCGCGGATCCGCGAGCTGCTGCCGACCGCCGCACCTTCATCCCCCTGGACCCCTCCCTCGCCCCTCCCGGCACCCGCGCCTTCCGGGACGCGGGCGGCATCCCGGCCGACCAGTGGCACGCCGACCAGAACGGCGAGACGCTCGTGCCGACCCACTGCTGCTTCTGCGGCGTCCAGTGCGGGATGTATCTGCGTGTGGACCGCGGCGGCAAGGTCTTCGGCGTCGAACCCCGCAACCACGACATCAACCGGATGCGGCTCTGCCCCAAGGGCATCAACGCCTACCAGCAGGTCAACCACCCCGACCGGCTGACCGCCCCGCTGATGCGCCGCTCCCGTGACGAGGAGTTCCGCGAGGTCTCCTGGGAGGAGGCGCTCGACTTCACCGTCTCCGAGATCAAGCGCATCCAGCAGACCCACGGCAACGACGCCTTCGGGCTCCTCGGCGGGGCCAGCCTGTTCTCCGAGAAGACCTATCTGGTGGGCAAGTTCGGCCGGGTCGCGCTCAAGACCCGGCACGTCGACTACAACGGGCGCCTCTGCATGGTCAGCGCCGCGGGCGCCAACAAGCTCGCCTTCGGCATCGACCGGGCCGGCAACCCCTTCTCCGACATCCTGCTCACCGACTGCCTGCTCATCGCGGGCTCCAACGTCGGTGAGTGCTTCCCCGTGATGACCCAGTACGTCTGGGGGGCCCGGGACCGAGGGGCCAGCCTCATCGTCATCGACCCGCGCGAGACCGCCATCGCCCGGACCGCCGACATCCACGTCGCCCTCAAGCCCGGCACCGACGCCGCCTTCTTCACCTCCGTCCTGCACGTCGTCATCGAGGAAGGGCTCACCGACGAGAACTACCTCGCCGCCCACGCCACCGGCTGGGAGGAGGTCAAGGCCAAGGCCGCCGAATACCCACCCTCCCGTGCCGCCGCGATCTGCGGGATCCCCGCCGAGCAGATCGTCCAGGTCGCCCGGACCTTCGCCCGCGCGCCCAAGGCCATGGCCTGGCACGCCCGGGGCATCGAGCACCACTCGCAGGGCGTCGAGAACTGCCTCACCGTGATCAACCTCTGCACCGCCACCGGCCACATCGGCAAGCCCGGCGCCGGCTACGGCACCATCACCGGCCAGGGCAACGGGCAGGGCGGCCGCGAGCACGGCCAGAAGTCCGACCTCCTCCCCGGCGGACGCTCGATCATGAACGAGGAGCACCGCCGCCAGATCTGCGAGATCTGGGGCATCGAGGAGTCCGAACTCCCGCCCGCCGGGACCTCCATGATGGAAATGGTCTGGCAGATGCAGCGCCGCGAGATCCGCGGCCTCATCGGCATCTGCAACAACCCCTTCGTCTCCCTGCCCAACTACCGGGTGGTCAAGGAGGGGTACGACACCACCGAGTTCCACGCGCAATTCGACTTCTTCCTCTCCGAGACCGCGGCCAACGCCCACGTGGTCTTCCCCGTCACCACCTGGGCCGAGGACGAAGGGGTGATGGCCAACGCGGAAGCCCGCGTGGTCAAGCACAACAAGGCCCAGGACCCGCCGCCCGGCGTCCGCACCGACACCTGGGCGATGTGCGAACTCGCCCGACGGCTCGGCGTCGGCGACAAATTCGACTTCCCCGACTCCCGGTCGGTCTTCGACGAGCTGCGCGTCGCCTCCGCCGGCACCGTCAACGACTACTACGGCATCACCTACGAACGCCTGGAGGAGACCGGCGGCATCGCCTGGCCCTGCCCCACCACCGACCATCCCGGCACCCCGCGCCTTTTCGAGGACGGGAAGACCTACCACCCCGACGGCAAGATCCACCTCCAGGTCGTCGAATGGCACCCGCCGATGGACCCGTACGACGACGAGCACCCCATGTCGCTCACCACCGGCCGCACCGTCGCCCACTTCCTCTCCGGCAACCAGACCCGCAGGCTCGGCGCCCTCGTCGAACAGACCCCGCGCCCGTGGGCCGAGGTCCACCCCTCGCACGGCTTCCGCAACGGTGAGCCGGTCCGTGTCGTCACCCGGCGCGGCAGCGAGGTCTTCCCCGCCCTGGTCACCGAGGCGATCCGCCCCGACACCGTGTTCATCCCCTACCACTGGCCCGTCCCCACCGCGGCCAACGCCCTCACCATCGACGCCCTCGACCCCCGGTCCAAGATCCCCGAGTACAAGGTGTGCGCCTGCCGCATCGAGCACGCCGAGCGGATCGACGAGGTCCCCGCCCCGCCGGTCGCTCCCGGCCATGTCGCCTACCCGGAGACCCAGGTCTCCCGTACCGACCCGCTGCCTCCCACGGCCCCCCAGGGCCGTGGCACCTCGGAGAGGAGCTGA
- a CDS encoding QcrA and Rieske domain-containing protein: MSVTDQQPSAEHSAGGDPREALQDRIAADSLTTRRDYLRIVTTVSGGLAVGGIGVAAGMLHRHSDGEEGKAPEAKRIAGRLLPGESIVFRYPGEEDRAVAVRLDDGTLVGYSAVCTHLACAVLWRKDRGSEGELYCPCHEGVFDARSGEVTAGPPPRGLPKVVVIEQDDGSVWAVGTTRSGESIEGGLCRQLGGDRPDLASRIGCPDIGGGAESPPRPAGEREPSATAENPGGRA; this comes from the coding sequence ATGAGCGTTACCGATCAGCAGCCGAGTGCGGAACACTCCGCCGGGGGAGACCCGCGCGAGGCCCTCCAGGACCGGATCGCCGCCGACTCCCTCACCACCCGGCGCGACTACCTCCGGATTGTCACCACCGTCTCCGGCGGCCTCGCCGTCGGCGGCATCGGGGTGGCCGCGGGCATGCTGCACCGCCACAGCGACGGCGAGGAGGGCAAGGCCCCCGAGGCGAAGCGCATCGCCGGGCGACTCCTGCCCGGCGAGTCGATCGTCTTCCGCTACCCGGGCGAGGAGGACCGGGCCGTCGCCGTCCGCCTCGACGACGGCACCCTCGTCGGCTACTCCGCCGTCTGCACCCACCTCGCCTGCGCCGTGCTCTGGCGCAAGGACCGGGGCAGCGAGGGCGAGCTGTACTGCCCGTGCCACGAAGGAGTCTTCGACGCCCGGTCCGGCGAGGTCACGGCGGGGCCGCCGCCGCGCGGGCTGCCCAAGGTCGTGGTCATCGAGCAGGACGACGGCAGTGTCTGGGCGGTGGGGACCACCCGCTCCGGCGAGAGCATCGAGGGAGGTCTCTGCCGGCAGCTCGGCGGCGACCGCCCCGACCTCGCCTCCCGTATCGGTTGCCCCGACATCGGCGGCGGAGCCGAATCCCCGCCCCGGCCCGCCGGTGAGCGCGAGCCCTCCGCCACCGCCGAGAATCCGGGCGGGCGGGCATGA